A genomic stretch from Chitinophaga agri includes:
- a CDS encoding KpsF/GutQ family sugar-phosphate isomerase — translation MKNRTVINIAEVAKRTLSLESTAVSDLKQYINGDFEQAVELIAHCTGRLVVSGIGKSAIIAQKIVATLNSTGTPAIFMHAADAIHGDLGMIQQDDIILCISKSGNSPEIKVLVPLVRNFGNKLIAMVGNIDSFLAREADLILNTTVEQEACPNNLAPTTSTTAQLAMGDALAVCLIEWHGFTAGDFAKFHPGGTLGKKLYLKVGDLSRLHQAPKVSRDSSLKEVIVMISSGMLGVTAVLEADGDLAGIITDGDLRRMLEKGIPGDHVTAENIMSRHPKTIQEDELAINALEMMRQHDITQLLVLKDKRYIGIIHLHDLIREGII, via the coding sequence ATGAAAAATAGAACGGTTATTAATATTGCTGAAGTGGCAAAACGGACGCTCTCCCTCGAGTCGACTGCTGTATCAGACCTGAAGCAATACATCAATGGTGATTTTGAGCAGGCAGTAGAATTGATCGCTCATTGTACCGGACGCCTGGTAGTGTCTGGTATCGGTAAAAGCGCCATTATTGCTCAGAAAATAGTTGCCACGCTTAATTCCACGGGTACTCCCGCTATTTTTATGCATGCTGCTGATGCTATCCACGGTGATCTGGGGATGATTCAACAGGATGATATTATATTATGTATCTCTAAGAGCGGTAATTCTCCTGAAATAAAAGTACTGGTACCGCTGGTCCGAAATTTTGGTAACAAACTGATTGCCATGGTGGGAAATATCGATTCCTTCCTGGCAAGAGAAGCTGATCTGATACTAAATACGACTGTTGAACAGGAAGCTTGTCCTAACAATCTGGCACCTACCACCAGCACAACTGCCCAATTGGCAATGGGCGACGCCTTAGCGGTATGTTTGATAGAATGGCATGGTTTTACTGCTGGTGATTTTGCAAAATTCCATCCCGGGGGTACACTTGGTAAAAAGCTGTATCTCAAGGTTGGTGACCTGAGCCGTTTACATCAGGCGCCAAAAGTAAGCAGAGATAGTTCTTTAAAAGAGGTAATTGTTATGATATCCTCCGGTATGCTGGGCGTTACCGCTGTACTGGAAGCCGACGGAGATCTGGCTGGTATCATTACTGATGGAGACCTCCGCCGGATGCTTGAAAAAGGCATTCCAGGAGATCATGTTACCGCTGAAAATATCATGTCCAGACATCCAAAGACAATTCAGGAAGACGAACTGGCTATTAATGCTTTGGAAATGATGAGGCAACATGATATTACACAACTGCTGGTTTTGAAAGACAAACGATATATTGGCATCATTCATTTACATGACTTAATCAGGGAAGGAATTATATAA
- a CDS encoding mannose-1-phosphate guanylyltransferase, whose translation MTAVNRHFYVAIMAGGIGSRFWPYSRTDHPKQFLDILNTGKTLLQWTFERFAQFIPQENIFVVTHHHYVTKVKEQLPQLPVDNVVSEPSRKNTAPCVAYISHKIHKQDPKASIICAPADHLIMDAIAFASTCLNALMFVQKHSALVTLGIKPTRPDTGYGYIQFETQQVSDNVYPVKTFTEKPNLELAKTFLQSGDFLWNAGIFVWNVKTILAAFNKYLPEIDELFLQSQDLLNTPEEKKALENIYPQCTNISIDYAIMEKADNVYVIPSNFGWSDLGTWASAYENLDRDESGNAIQGKNVMLVDAKNCMIKAPQEKLVVVQGLSEFIVVDTADVLLICKKENEQQIKDYVAEVKRNKGEKYL comes from the coding sequence ATGACAGCTGTGAACAGGCATTTTTACGTGGCCATTATGGCCGGGGGAATAGGTAGCCGATTCTGGCCCTATAGCCGGACTGATCACCCCAAACAATTCCTGGATATCCTAAATACAGGAAAAACGTTACTGCAATGGACTTTCGAAAGGTTCGCCCAGTTTATTCCACAGGAAAACATTTTTGTTGTAACACACCATCATTATGTAACGAAAGTAAAGGAACAGCTACCGCAACTGCCTGTTGATAATGTTGTCAGCGAGCCGTCCCGTAAGAATACTGCTCCGTGCGTTGCTTACATTTCTCATAAGATCCATAAGCAGGATCCGAAGGCAAGTATTATCTGTGCACCTGCCGATCATCTGATCATGGACGCCATCGCTTTCGCAAGCACCTGTCTGAATGCATTGATGTTCGTTCAGAAACACAGCGCGCTCGTGACATTAGGTATCAAACCTACCCGTCCTGATACTGGTTATGGTTATATACAGTTTGAAACCCAACAGGTCTCAGATAATGTATATCCTGTAAAAACCTTTACAGAAAAGCCAAACCTCGAACTGGCCAAAACATTTCTGCAAAGTGGAGATTTTCTCTGGAATGCCGGCATCTTCGTCTGGAATGTAAAAACAATCCTAGCGGCTTTTAATAAATACCTGCCGGAGATTGATGAGCTATTCCTACAGAGCCAGGATCTGTTGAATACACCCGAAGAAAAGAAGGCATTGGAAAATATCTATCCGCAGTGCACCAACATTTCCATTGATTATGCCATCATGGAGAAGGCAGATAATGTATATGTGATCCCGTCCAACTTTGGTTGGAGCGATCTGGGTACCTGGGCTTCCGCCTATGAGAATCTGGACCGTGATGAATCCGGTAACGCTATTCAGGGGAAGAACGTTATGCTGGTAGACGCTAAAAACTGCATGATCAAAGCTCCACAGGAAAAGTTGGTGGTGGTACAGGGACTAAGTGAGTTTATCGTTGTAGATACAGCTGATGTGTTGCTCATCTGTAAGAAAGAAAATGAACAACAGATCAAGGACTACGTAGCTGAAGTAAAAAGAAATAAAGGAGAGAAATATCTCTAG
- a CDS encoding methionine aminotransferase codes for MSKLPNVGTTIFSVMSALAAQHKAINLSQGFPDFDCDEQLKRMVSEAMEEGYNQYAPMPGIMPLREVIAGKIYSLYGQQVHPDTEITITPGGTYAIFTAIATCIGPGDEVIIFEPAYDSYIPNVLVNGGVPVLISLSYPDYTIDWSLVRSKITPRTKMIMINTPHNPTASMLSAADLEELQKIVKEYNLLVLSDEVYEHLVFDGAQHLSILKYPELFKNSFVTFSFGKVFHNTGWKMGYCVAPAHLMTEYRKVHQYLCFSVNTPMQFGLSRYLQTPEHYLSLPAFYQEKRDYFLELMKDSRFTPLPSKGSYFQLMRYDRISDEGDKEFTTRITKEFGVASIPVSAFYENGKDDHVVRFCFAKKNETLELAAERLRKI; via the coding sequence ATGTCGAAACTACCTAATGTAGGCACCACTATTTTCTCGGTAATGTCCGCGCTCGCGGCTCAGCATAAAGCCATTAACCTTTCCCAGGGATTTCCGGACTTTGATTGCGATGAACAACTCAAACGTATGGTCAGCGAGGCCATGGAAGAAGGCTATAATCAATACGCTCCCATGCCTGGTATCATGCCGTTGAGGGAAGTGATTGCGGGAAAGATCTATAGTCTTTATGGACAACAGGTTCATCCTGATACAGAAATCACCATTACACCAGGCGGTACATACGCCATCTTTACAGCTATCGCTACCTGCATCGGTCCCGGTGATGAAGTCATTATATTTGAACCGGCCTATGACAGTTACATTCCCAATGTACTTGTAAACGGTGGAGTACCTGTATTGATCTCGTTATCTTATCCTGATTATACAATTGACTGGTCACTGGTGCGTAGTAAGATCACGCCACGTACAAAGATGATCATGATCAATACGCCTCATAATCCGACAGCGAGTATGCTGTCTGCTGCTGACCTGGAGGAGCTGCAAAAGATTGTAAAAGAATATAATCTACTGGTATTGTCTGACGAAGTATACGAGCACCTGGTATTTGACGGGGCTCAGCATCTCAGTATATTGAAATATCCGGAGTTATTTAAAAACAGCTTTGTGACATTTTCCTTTGGAAAAGTGTTTCACAATACGGGCTGGAAAATGGGATATTGCGTGGCGCCCGCGCACCTGATGACCGAATACCGTAAAGTGCATCAGTACCTTTGCTTCTCCGTAAATACGCCGATGCAGTTCGGGTTGTCCCGTTACTTGCAGACGCCAGAGCATTATCTCTCTCTCCCTGCCTTCTACCAGGAGAAGAGGGATTACTTCCTCGAACTGATGAAGGATTCCCGGTTTACACCGCTGCCATCAAAAGGGAGTTATTTTCAGCTGATGCGTTATGACCGTATTTCAGACGAAGGAGATAAGGAATTTACTACGCGAATTACCAAAGAGTTCGGCGTGGCCAGTATTCCCGTGTCCGCGTTTTATGAAAACGGGAAGGACGATCATGTGGTGAGGTTCTGTTTTGCAAAGAAGAACGAGACCCTGGAGCTGGCTGCCGAAAGACTTAGAAAAATATAA
- a CDS encoding carbonic anhydrase family protein, producing MKTLNKASQATITPAQAYELLKNGNERFVDNLRLHRNLLEQVNDTRDGQWPMAAIVSCMDSRTSAELIFDQGLGDIFSIRLAGAVISDNVLGSLEYACKVAGSKFIVVLGHTKCGAIKGACDMVQMGNLTGLLNKITPAVFAEKTVKENRTSSNPAFVDAVTHLHTERSVQAILEQSHILREMVMNGEIGIIGAMYDVETGVVTFEENTLYIGSEKFQATPEAVLA from the coding sequence ATGAAGACATTAAATAAAGCATCTCAGGCAACTATTACTCCTGCTCAGGCTTATGAATTATTGAAAAACGGTAACGAACGTTTTGTAGACAACCTCCGGTTGCACCGCAATCTGTTGGAACAGGTAAATGATACCCGTGATGGTCAGTGGCCGATGGCAGCCATTGTTAGCTGTATGGACTCCCGTACTTCTGCTGAGCTGATCTTCGATCAGGGTCTGGGTGATATTTTTAGTATCCGTCTGGCGGGTGCTGTTATCTCTGATAATGTACTGGGCAGCCTGGAATATGCTTGTAAAGTAGCCGGTTCAAAATTCATCGTTGTGCTGGGTCACACGAAATGTGGCGCTATCAAGGGTGCCTGCGACATGGTACAGATGGGTAATCTGACCGGTCTGTTAAATAAGATCACTCCTGCTGTTTTTGCAGAAAAAACAGTTAAAGAAAACAGAACTTCTTCCAATCCTGCATTTGTTGATGCAGTGACTCACTTACATACAGAGCGTTCTGTTCAGGCAATCCTGGAACAGAGCCATATTCTCCGTGAAATGGTCATGAATGGTGAGATTGGTATTATCGGTGCCATGTATGATGTGGAAACAGGTGTTGTGACATTTGAGGAAAATACCCTCTATATCGGCAGCGAGAAGTTCCAAGCAACGCCGGAAGCTGTATTAGCATAA
- a CDS encoding SulP family inorganic anion transporter, with product MSRQSIFSNVKGDLSAGLVVFLIAVPLCLGIALASGAPLFAGMIAGIVGGLVVGSLSGSQLSVSGPAAGLTAVVLTAITKFGVFEVFLLAVVVGGVIQLGLGLLKAGIIANYFPSNVIKGMLTAIGIIIILKQLPHAFGYDADAEGDFAFIQVDGNNSFSALLSTLNHIHLGATLITAVSIVIILYWGKIPKLNVIPAPLVAVLTGVGLNALFIATGSVLAVAPSHLVSLPVAQDFSSFIGQFTLPDFSAITNKEVWVVGATIAIVASIETLLNLEATDKLDPMKRNSPPNRELQAQGIGNIISGLLGGLPVTSVIVRSSANINSGARTKLSTIAHGTLLLVCTAMIPTLLNKIPLATLAAVLLVTGYKLCKISIFKEMFKNGKYQWIPFLVTVVAIVFTDLLIGISLGMAVSVIAILRGNIRSSYFFRKEKYKAGDSIILELAQEVSFLNKASILLTLDHMPENSTVVIDGSKTTYIDFDVLETIREFKEVKAAQKNITVIISGFKEQYKLPNTENISPEHQEKIASGHVHTITGNHEQLLKELQLN from the coding sequence ATGAGCAGGCAATCTATATTCTCCAACGTGAAAGGGGACCTCTCTGCGGGCCTTGTTGTATTTCTGATCGCGGTTCCGCTGTGCCTGGGTATAGCCCTCGCATCCGGCGCACCGTTATTTGCCGGAATGATCGCCGGTATTGTAGGAGGTCTTGTAGTGGGTTCCCTCAGCGGCTCCCAGCTAAGTGTAAGTGGTCCGGCCGCAGGCCTTACCGCTGTTGTACTTACTGCTATTACTAAATTTGGTGTGTTCGAAGTTTTTCTGCTGGCTGTCGTGGTTGGTGGAGTAATACAACTGGGACTGGGTCTTTTAAAGGCCGGTATCATTGCTAACTACTTCCCTTCCAACGTCATTAAAGGAATGCTTACTGCCATCGGTATTATCATTATACTGAAACAGTTACCGCATGCTTTTGGTTACGATGCAGACGCTGAAGGAGACTTCGCTTTCATACAGGTAGATGGAAATAATAGCTTCTCCGCTTTATTGTCCACCCTGAATCACATCCACCTGGGCGCAACACTGATCACCGCTGTATCAATAGTGATCATTCTTTACTGGGGAAAGATCCCGAAACTGAATGTTATCCCGGCGCCCTTGGTTGCCGTACTTACAGGTGTCGGACTCAATGCCCTTTTCATTGCCACCGGCAGTGTACTGGCAGTGGCTCCTAGCCACCTGGTAAGTTTGCCAGTAGCCCAGGACTTCAGTTCTTTTATCGGACAGTTCACACTTCCGGACTTCAGTGCTATCACTAATAAGGAGGTATGGGTAGTGGGCGCAACTATTGCCATAGTAGCGTCAATAGAAACCCTGCTGAACCTGGAGGCGACCGACAAGCTGGACCCAATGAAACGCAATTCTCCTCCCAACCGTGAATTGCAGGCTCAGGGTATTGGTAACATTATCAGTGGACTACTGGGCGGCTTGCCGGTAACATCTGTAATTGTGCGTTCTTCCGCGAATATCAATTCCGGCGCACGCACCAAATTGTCTACGATCGCACATGGTACACTCCTGCTGGTATGTACTGCCATGATCCCCACCCTGCTGAACAAAATACCGCTCGCTACCCTGGCAGCCGTATTATTAGTAACAGGCTACAAACTGTGTAAGATTTCTATATTCAAGGAAATGTTTAAAAATGGCAAGTACCAGTGGATCCCGTTCCTGGTGACAGTAGTCGCCATCGTCTTCACTGATCTGCTGATCGGTATTTCTCTCGGTATGGCAGTGAGCGTAATCGCCATCCTACGCGGTAACATCCGCAGTTCTTATTTTTTCCGCAAAGAAAAATATAAGGCAGGCGATAGCATCATACTGGAACTGGCACAGGAAGTTTCTTTCCTGAATAAGGCGAGTATCCTGCTGACACTTGACCATATGCCAGAAAATTCTACGGTAGTTATTGACGGTAGTAAAACCACATACATAGATTTTGACGTATTAGAAACTATACGTGAATTCAAAGAAGTGAAAGCTGCTCAGAAAAACATCACAGTCATTATAAGTGGTTTTAAAGAGCAGTATAAACTGCCTAACACTGAGAATATTTCCCCCGAACATCAGGAGAAAATAGCCAGTGGTCACGTTCATACCATAACAGGTAATCATGAACAATTATTAAAAGAGCTCCAGCTGAACTAA
- a CDS encoding PadR family transcriptional regulator: MNIDNTQSQMRKGVLEFCILSIIKQGEAYPSDIIEKMKEAKLDILEGTLYPLLTRLKNAELLTYRWVESNSGPPRKYFSMTDKGELFYKELEATWNELANAVHQLTSIN; this comes from the coding sequence ATGAATATAGATAACACACAGTCACAGATGAGAAAGGGGGTGCTTGAATTTTGCATTCTTTCTATCATCAAGCAAGGAGAAGCTTATCCTTCAGACATTATTGAAAAAATGAAAGAGGCAAAGCTGGACATCCTGGAGGGCACCCTGTACCCACTACTTACCCGACTTAAAAACGCAGAACTGCTTACTTACAGATGGGTTGAAAGCAACTCAGGCCCCCCAAGAAAATATTTTTCCATGACTGATAAAGGAGAACTCTTTTATAAGGAACTGGAAGCCACCTGGAATGAGCTGGCCAATGCAGTACATCAGCTCACAAGTATTAACTAA